GAGGTCGGCGACCAAGTAGGGAAATCCTCGCTTCGACTCAAGATGGGCCAGCGCATCACATTCCCGATTCATGAAAAACGGGAGGAGACGCCCCTCACGCCCGAACCCATTCCCCTCCAAATCCTCTTTGAAGACGAGGATCTCCTGGTCATTCACAAACCGCCTGGGATGGTTGTACATCCAGGGGCGGGTGTTCGGAAGGGAACTCTGGTGCATGGCCTGCTGCATCACTTGCCTGGTTGGAAGGGTGTCGGAGGATTGACCCGCCCAGGAATTGTGCACCGGTTGGACCGCGGAACGAGCGGTCTGCTGGTTGTCGCCAAGAGTGAGTTGGGTTACCAAAACCTTGTCGAGCAGATCCGGGAGAGAAGGATGACCCGCCGGTACATCACGCTGGCCTGGGGTTCTCCTCCCGAAGCCAAGGGGACGATATCGGCTCCTATCGGCCGGGATCCGAAACACCGCCAGCGGATGGCCGTGCTGGCGCGCGGAGGGAAGGAGGCGATCAGCGATTACGAGCTGCTCCGGGCGTTTGACATTCTCAGCCTCCTACGCGTATCTTTGCGAACAGGACGAACACATCAGATTCGGGTCCACCTAGCCTCTCTGGGACATCCGGTCTTTTGTGACCCGACCTATGGTGGCGGCAAGGGATATGCAAGACGCCTGGCGCCGCAGGACCGTCCGAGGATCTTAGGTTGGCTGAAAGGATTGGGGAGACCGGCCCTGCATGCCTACCATCTGACCTTTCATCATCCCTTGGATGATGAGAAAATGGTTTTTGAAACCCCGGTCCCCGGGGATATGGAGAGGATCCTACTAGAATTGGAAACTCTGGAAAAGGAAGCTGGAGGTTAAAGATGAAGATCAGCAAGAGCCAGGTGGATGACATCTGGATCGTTCATTTGA
The Candidatus Eisenbacteria bacterium genome window above contains:
- a CDS encoding RluA family pseudouridine synthase produces the protein MTYENGSEKQKGKDQPRDSLVVPLDGEGCRLDRYLADQIPHLSREQVAKLIRQGAVEVGDQVGKSSLRLKMGQRITFPIHEKREETPLTPEPIPLQILFEDEDLLVIHKPPGMVVHPGAGVRKGTLVHGLLHHLPGWKGVGGLTRPGIVHRLDRGTSGLLVVAKSELGYQNLVEQIRERRMTRRYITLAWGSPPEAKGTISAPIGRDPKHRQRMAVLARGGKEAISDYELLRAFDILSLLRVSLRTGRTHQIRVHLASLGHPVFCDPTYGGGKGYARRLAPQDRPRILGWLKGLGRPALHAYHLTFHHPLDDEKMVFETPVPGDMERILLELETLEKEAGG